The Patescibacteria group bacterium genomic sequence CAGTGCATTTGTTTCTTTGGCTTCTTTCTTACAAATATGGATTTTATTCTTAAAATCCTTCCTTGAAGAAGCTCCGTTAGCTTCCATATAATTTGCCCCTATTGAGGTGCCTGAACGAATTAATTGATTTATCAACGGCGAGGCAATGGGATTCTTGCAAGCTTTCTTTGATAAAATAATAATTTCTTCACCCAAACGCTCAAATTTCTCTTCTAAATCATAAT encodes the following:
- a CDS encoding four helix bundle protein; the protein is MQKTKDDVNYDLEEKFERLGEEIIILSKKACKNPIASPLINQLIRSGTSIGANYMEANGASSRKDFKNKIHICKKEAKETNALAKNACSSR